A genome region from Haloarcula rubripromontorii includes the following:
- a CDS encoding SDR family oxidoreductase, translating to MAKTVLITGASSGIGRASAEAFLADDWTVWATARDESDIEDLGDSGCRTAELDVTNPRECERVVEALVDSEGRLDCLVNNAGYPQFGAVEDVSTAALHEQFDVNLYGPHRLIREALPHMRARENGTIVNVSSVAGRIAFPNQGGYAASKFALEGLSDALRMEVEEFGIDVVLVEPGPIETNFDDRADEELDNLEKSGAYDWLYQAHEDSSLIGIQDALSVTPGTVALTIRDAANASDPEPRYPVGQGAQLLLMLDYLPARWRDAAFGVIRKLTS from the coding sequence ATGGCGAAGACGGTGCTGATTACGGGGGCGTCCTCAGGTATCGGGCGGGCGAGTGCCGAGGCGTTCCTGGCCGACGACTGGACTGTCTGGGCGACCGCTCGTGACGAATCGGACATCGAAGACCTCGGCGACAGCGGCTGTCGAACCGCCGAACTCGACGTGACGAACCCCCGTGAATGCGAGCGGGTCGTCGAGGCGCTCGTCGATTCCGAGGGGCGACTCGACTGCCTCGTAAACAACGCCGGGTATCCGCAGTTCGGCGCAGTCGAGGACGTGTCGACGGCGGCGCTGCACGAGCAGTTCGACGTGAATCTTTACGGGCCGCACCGACTCATCCGCGAAGCGCTCCCGCACATGCGCGCTCGCGAGAACGGGACTATCGTCAACGTCTCCAGCGTCGCTGGCCGTATCGCGTTCCCGAATCAGGGCGGCTACGCAGCTTCGAAGTTCGCGCTGGAAGGACTCAGCGACGCCCTCCGGATGGAGGTCGAGGAATTCGGCATCGACGTAGTGCTGGTCGAACCTGGCCCGATCGAGACCAACTTTGACGACCGCGCTGACGAGGAACTCGACAACCTGGAAAAATCCGGCGCGTACGACTGGCTGTATCAGGCTCACGAGGATTCGAGTCTCATCGGCATTCAGGACGCGCTCTCGGTCACGCCCGGGACGGTTGCGCTGACCATCCGCGATGCCGCCAACGCCAGCGATCCCGAACCGCGGTATCCGGTCGGACAGGGCGCGCAATTGCTGCTCATGCTTGATTACCTGCCGGCTCGGTGGCGTGACGCGGCCTTCGGCGTTATCCGGAAGCTGACTAGCTAA
- a CDS encoding rhomboid family intramembrane serine protease, with product MSECDACGKQENMPYQCGHCGGTYCAEHRLPEAHDCPGLDNWSDPGGVFDSGFDESVNTGQTSGGGVADRLGIDTGPGGPLAYFRGNVTYLFLAIMGIVFILEHVVILSLGSDAFQTLFVLHPNNPEYVWTWVTSVFSHAPFGFYHILGNGIIIYFFGRIVEQQIGSKKFAIFFLASGVLAGLGQIAIQTVQGTSAGVLGASGAALAIMAFLTVLKPDLRVYLYFLIPVPIWAITGFYFLLSIFGSLNPMGAGLLGGNIAHLAHLIGLVIGLWYGQKIKGQARIPGQIQFGGGGGPGGPGGPGGPGRRRP from the coding sequence ATGTCGGAGTGCGATGCCTGTGGGAAGCAGGAGAACATGCCGTACCAGTGTGGGCACTGTGGTGGGACCTACTGTGCGGAACACAGACTGCCCGAGGCCCACGATTGCCCCGGACTTGACAACTGGAGCGATCCGGGCGGCGTGTTCGACAGCGGGTTCGACGAGAGTGTAAACACCGGCCAGACCTCCGGCGGTGGCGTCGCCGACCGGCTCGGTATCGACACCGGGCCCGGCGGGCCACTGGCGTACTTCCGGGGGAACGTCACATACCTGTTCCTGGCGATTATGGGGATCGTATTCATTCTCGAACACGTTGTCATTCTCTCTCTGGGCAGCGACGCCTTTCAGACGCTGTTTGTCCTCCATCCGAACAATCCCGAGTACGTCTGGACCTGGGTCACCTCAGTGTTCTCACACGCTCCCTTCGGGTTCTATCACATCCTCGGCAACGGGATTATCATCTACTTCTTCGGCCGGATCGTTGAGCAGCAGATCGGGTCGAAGAAATTCGCCATATTCTTCCTCGCCTCCGGCGTGCTGGCTGGCCTCGGACAGATCGCAATTCAGACGGTACAGGGCACTTCCGCCGGCGTCCTCGGAGCCAGCGGCGCGGCGCTGGCGATCATGGCGTTTCTGACTGTTTTGAAACCCGATCTCCGCGTGTACCTGTACTTCCTGATTCCCGTCCCGATCTGGGCTATCACCGGATTTTATTTCCTGTTGAGCATCTTCGGATCGCTCAATCCGATGGGGGCCGGCCTGCTCGGCGGTAACATCGCGCACCTCGCCCACCTCATCGGTCTCGTCATCGGGCTCTGGTACGGCCAGAAAATCAAGGGGCAGGCCCGGATCCCCGGCCAGATACAGTTCGGCGGTGGCGGCGGCCCCGGCGGGCCGGGTGGACCGGGTGGTCCCGGCCGGCGTCGTCCGTAA
- a CDS encoding ATP-dependent DNA helicase, protein MADSASTGTESWRTYFGFDEPYENQADAVERAIEAGKARGFLAMEGPCGTGKTMAALTAGATLVRDTDLYERMVVVTPVKQQLQQFVDDLRALNAGIEEPFDGISLVGKRDLCPYGREGQFPDDVGTHDRCEDLREATARLVEDDGGSDGAAVADAAVAGEADDDQWWDPRKGQDLAAAARPDAAEQSTLGDDTLRTEGAASPYRQAQPTAPESMAEGSDPPLYCPFEADWYARNKGSPVDFSAGEGHVVTMDDYLPAATERGTCPHRVMSVLLNEADVIIGNYNHLFDPGSRPLLSDVLDDQTLVIVDEAHRLEERVRDLLSDRLGRQTIVQARNDCTTLIQRAQQSADHKAQVREVLSAREVPLDAVDQARKFYDDLVRWLDDRIEAFLDAEHEGWRADPSLLPEHDREIPLRDPDTVEQDELTEWAERKGYDGSLWRSLSKVGAAVEDAIDQLGLTRQPVCAAVGVLAGQWWERDHATFLREIELEHSPNHGQSLDADYQAVYTPGLLCYNCMPATALRNVFDDLGGGILMSATLEPLDVFTRVSGLDSMAETGSTASDEEAGDGRPVRSTTYDLPFPPENRASYLVDATPFTARNRGDPESMRPLGENWNPTRDEYAQALRALARSPGNVMVAMPNYREARWAGAYLQDAVEKPVLVDESSSNEETERLKREFFSGDGTVMVTSTRGTLTEGVDYDGEKLSTCAVVGIPLVNIGSPRVRGVQRAYGDAFGEDNAFEYALTVPAVRRARQAIGRVIRGVDEVGVRALVGRRYTPDARHSVYPYLPAGEREEFTRMTPDFLASQLDSFWADHR, encoded by the coding sequence ATGGCAGACTCTGCCTCGACGGGCACGGAGTCCTGGCGCACGTATTTTGGCTTCGACGAGCCGTACGAGAATCAGGCCGACGCCGTCGAGCGAGCCATCGAGGCGGGCAAGGCACGCGGCTTTCTCGCAATGGAAGGGCCATGCGGGACCGGCAAGACGATGGCCGCGCTCACCGCCGGCGCGACGCTGGTTCGCGATACGGACCTGTACGAGCGAATGGTCGTCGTCACGCCGGTCAAACAGCAACTCCAGCAGTTCGTCGACGACCTGCGAGCGCTCAACGCCGGTATCGAGGAGCCGTTCGACGGCATCTCGCTGGTCGGCAAGCGCGACCTCTGCCCGTACGGTCGCGAGGGCCAGTTCCCGGACGACGTAGGCACACACGACCGCTGTGAGGACCTCAGGGAGGCGACAGCGAGGTTAGTCGAGGACGATGGCGGCTCGGACGGCGCGGCTGTCGCAGACGCCGCAGTCGCCGGTGAGGCCGACGACGACCAGTGGTGGGACCCGCGGAAGGGCCAGGACCTCGCCGCGGCCGCGCGCCCCGACGCGGCCGAGCAGTCAACCCTCGGTGATGACACGCTCCGGACGGAGGGCGCGGCCTCGCCGTATCGACAGGCACAGCCGACGGCCCCGGAGTCGATGGCAGAGGGGTCGGACCCACCGCTGTACTGTCCGTTCGAGGCCGACTGGTACGCCCGCAACAAGGGTTCGCCCGTCGACTTTTCAGCCGGGGAGGGGCACGTGGTGACGATGGACGACTATCTCCCGGCGGCGACGGAACGCGGGACCTGCCCCCACCGGGTGATGAGCGTGCTGCTGAACGAGGCCGACGTTATCATCGGGAACTACAATCACCTGTTCGACCCGGGCTCTCGCCCGCTGCTCTCGGACGTGCTCGACGACCAGACGCTCGTCATCGTCGACGAGGCCCACCGGCTCGAAGAGCGCGTCCGGGACCTCCTGTCGGACCGCCTTGGCCGCCAGACCATCGTGCAGGCGCGAAACGACTGTACGACGCTTATCCAGCGCGCCCAGCAGAGCGCGGACCACAAGGCGCAGGTGCGTGAGGTACTGTCCGCCCGAGAAGTCCCGCTGGACGCGGTCGACCAGGCCAGGAAGTTCTACGACGACCTCGTCCGATGGCTCGACGACCGCATCGAGGCGTTCCTCGACGCCGAACACGAGGGGTGGCGCGCGGACCCGTCACTCCTCCCGGAACACGACCGCGAAATCCCGCTCCGGGACCCCGACACGGTCGAGCAGGACGAGCTGACGGAGTGGGCCGAGCGCAAGGGCTACGACGGCTCGCTCTGGCGTTCGTTGTCGAAGGTCGGAGCCGCCGTCGAGGACGCCATCGACCAGCTCGGGCTGACCCGGCAGCCGGTGTGTGCCGCCGTCGGCGTGCTGGCTGGCCAGTGGTGGGAGCGCGACCACGCCACCTTCCTCCGGGAAATCGAACTTGAACACTCGCCCAACCACGGACAGAGCCTCGACGCAGATTATCAGGCCGTCTACACGCCAGGCCTGCTGTGTTACAACTGCATGCCAGCGACGGCCCTGCGGAACGTCTTCGACGACCTCGGGGGCGGCATTCTGATGAGCGCGACCCTGGAACCGCTTGACGTGTTCACCCGCGTGTCCGGGCTGGACTCGATGGCCGAGACGGGTTCGACGGCCTCCGACGAGGAGGCCGGTGACGGACGACCGGTCCGGTCGACGACCTACGACCTGCCGTTCCCGCCCGAGAACCGCGCCTCGTACCTCGTCGACGCGACGCCGTTTACCGCGCGCAACCGCGGCGACCCCGAGTCGATGCGGCCGCTGGGCGAGAACTGGAACCCCACCCGCGACGAGTACGCACAGGCCCTGCGCGCGCTGGCCCGCTCGCCGGGCAACGTCATGGTGGCGATGCCGAACTACCGAGAGGCGCGCTGGGCCGGCGCGTACCTGCAGGACGCCGTGGAAAAACCGGTCCTCGTGGACGAATCATCGAGCAACGAGGAGACCGAACGGCTGAAACGCGAGTTCTTCAGCGGCGATGGAACAGTCATGGTCACGTCGACGCGCGGGACGCTGACCGAGGGCGTCGACTACGACGGCGAGAAGCTGTCGACATGTGCGGTCGTCGGCATCCCGCTGGTGAACATCGGATCACCCCGCGTCCGGGGCGTCCAGCGCGCCTACGGCGACGCCTTCGGAGAGGACAACGCCTTCGAGTACGCCCTGACAGTGCCGGCTGTACGGCGCGCGCGCCAGGCCATCGGCCGCGTCATCCGCGGCGTCGACGAAGTCGGGGTGCGGGCGCTGGTCGGCCGTCGGTACACACCGGACGCACGCCATTCGGTGTATCCGTACCTGCCAGCGGGGGAGCGAGAGGAGTTCACTCGGATGACGCCGGACTTCCTCGCGAGCCAACTGGATTCGTTCTGGGCCGACCACCGGTAA
- a CDS encoding endonuclease V — MHPVRPEFVPDPSLSQAAMEALQRDIAEAARFEDDLGFSPQGIAHSGDAPDGKQTTLRTGDGAADPPLVAGVDQAFVDDRAVSAIVVLQNGEVVERVSAVERTEIPYIPGLLSFREGGAILAAFAELETDPDVVLVDGSGRIHFREAGLATHIGVTLDVPAVGVAKNLLCGTPEQSLDETYPEGTRIPITADDSVETCPDGTVIGHALQTRQYDSPNRYINPLIVSPGHRVSAGSAAALVEATADGYKLPEPTRLADSYADEAKESVE; from the coding sequence ATGCACCCGGTTCGCCCTGAGTTCGTCCCCGACCCGTCGCTCTCACAGGCTGCGATGGAAGCGCTACAGCGGGACATCGCCGAGGCTGCGCGGTTCGAAGATGATCTGGGATTTTCTCCCCAAGGTATCGCTCACTCAGGAGACGCTCCGGACGGCAAGCAGACGACGCTGAGGACTGGCGATGGGGCTGCGGACCCGCCGCTCGTCGCCGGCGTCGACCAGGCGTTCGTCGACGACAGGGCCGTCTCGGCTATCGTCGTGCTACAGAACGGCGAGGTCGTCGAGCGGGTCAGCGCCGTCGAACGGACCGAAATCCCGTACATCCCCGGCCTGCTGTCGTTCCGCGAGGGCGGGGCAATTCTGGCCGCGTTTGCGGAACTGGAGACCGACCCCGACGTGGTGCTGGTCGACGGCAGCGGTCGCATTCATTTCCGGGAAGCTGGGCTGGCGACACATATCGGCGTCACACTGGACGTACCAGCCGTCGGCGTCGCCAAGAATCTCCTCTGTGGCACGCCGGAGCAGTCCCTCGATGAGACGTACCCGGAAGGGACGCGGATTCCGATTACTGCCGACGACAGCGTTGAGACCTGCCCCGATGGAACGGTTATCGGTCACGCGCTCCAGACGCGTCAGTACGACTCGCCGAACCGGTACATCAACCCGCTCATCGTCAGTCCCGGCCATCGCGTCAGCGCCGGGTCCGCGGCGGCCCTCGTCGAAGCCACCGCTGACGGCTACAAGCTGCCCGAACCAACCCGGCTTGCCGACAGCTACGCCGACGAGGCGAAGGAATCTGTCGAATAA
- a CDS encoding caspase family protein → MTLTFEPLDDRPGLAVIDQIERQRYRIHTPAPIALREAATDVFQYPVGDAVQIRTQAIELPTVVMVYVRDDDGAIAAEVAQFESETLPADDYVLDPLTQIKTYMRVEDTAVEVTVDSDRTRIEFDSPTNVLIGARSQHDRPAATVTTTGDPTDVMAAVETFGSALKAYDPERSYPTLRGHPPALEIGETLDIPADIDSPDTGVTLELPPDLASIFVAAPLSYYLGASLVPASEPRLTTDTGFTYSLDTARGFESEVGRTLKRLFFLDCVTRTEGFHQIDLHERAAIEPYVDLDFESLYQQPLAEQVAAYLQVPYDVIEDHIPKWRLTTHIDPVPANAEQLPYVVDDLAIVRTHQQQGLDQASVPAEVEAEFTRDDVITRAASSDTATNPAGTDYVEPQAEDSLEQAWIGDSIPIGASKLTKAAFEHRLDRDTNAEDITIRVVQNDDRMDEERQLVDDVYGTRDDLPFDVTVHDDLTTAELRTVLTTDAEFFHYIGHTEHDGFVCSDGKLDVTTVDSVGIDTFLLNACNSYNQGLALVEKGAIAGIVTLNEVLNDGAVRIGETVARLLNCGFPLRAALTIARGESVLGGQYIVVGDGGVTVTQTNGGMPNLLAIQATETGYNIEMNVYSTDDKALGAIIFPHITRSEDHYLVPGEIDTFNVSRRELEDFLQMQQIPVRNEGDLYWSRSIDLDSID, encoded by the coding sequence ATGACTCTAACCTTCGAACCGCTTGACGACCGTCCTGGGCTCGCGGTCATTGATCAGATCGAACGTCAGCGCTACCGGATACATACGCCGGCACCCATCGCGCTCAGAGAGGCAGCGACCGACGTATTTCAGTATCCCGTCGGGGACGCTGTCCAGATACGGACTCAGGCCATCGAACTGCCAACAGTAGTTATGGTGTACGTCCGTGACGACGACGGGGCGATAGCCGCTGAGGTCGCGCAGTTCGAGTCGGAGACGCTTCCGGCCGACGACTACGTGCTGGACCCGCTGACGCAGATAAAGACATATATGCGGGTCGAAGACACCGCGGTTGAGGTCACCGTCGACTCGGACCGGACCCGGATCGAGTTCGATTCCCCGACGAACGTACTCATCGGCGCTCGCTCCCAGCACGACCGGCCCGCGGCCACGGTCACGACGACCGGGGACCCGACCGACGTGATGGCCGCCGTCGAGACCTTCGGGTCGGCGCTCAAGGCCTACGACCCTGAACGCTCCTATCCAACGCTTCGCGGCCACCCCCCAGCGCTTGAGATCGGTGAGACGCTGGACATCCCGGCGGATATCGACAGTCCGGACACCGGTGTCACGCTCGAACTCCCGCCCGACCTCGCGTCGATCTTCGTCGCCGCGCCGCTTTCGTACTACCTCGGGGCCTCGCTCGTCCCCGCATCCGAACCGCGGCTCACGACCGACACCGGATTCACGTACTCGCTCGACACCGCCCGGGGCTTCGAATCCGAGGTTGGACGCACGCTCAAACGTCTCTTCTTCCTCGATTGTGTCACACGCACAGAAGGATTCCACCAGATCGACTTACACGAGCGAGCAGCCATCGAGCCGTACGTCGACCTCGACTTCGAGTCGCTGTATCAGCAGCCGCTCGCGGAGCAAGTCGCCGCCTACCTGCAGGTCCCGTACGACGTTATCGAGGACCACATTCCGAAGTGGCGGCTGACGACGCATATCGACCCGGTGCCGGCGAACGCAGAACAGCTCCCGTACGTTGTCGACGACCTCGCTATCGTCCGGACACACCAGCAGCAAGGACTGGATCAGGCGAGCGTTCCGGCCGAGGTTGAGGCGGAATTTACTCGGGACGATGTTATCACCCGTGCTGCGAGTTCCGACACCGCCACCAACCCAGCCGGGACGGACTACGTCGAACCGCAGGCTGAGGATTCACTGGAACAGGCCTGGATAGGCGACAGCATCCCCATCGGCGCGAGCAAGCTGACCAAAGCAGCGTTCGAACATCGACTCGACCGCGACACGAACGCCGAGGATATCACGATTCGCGTCGTCCAGAACGACGACCGGATGGACGAGGAACGACAGCTCGTCGACGACGTGTACGGGACCCGCGACGACCTGCCGTTCGATGTCACGGTCCACGACGACCTGACGACGGCGGAACTCAGGACCGTGCTCACGACAGACGCGGAGTTCTTCCACTATATCGGCCACACCGAACACGACGGCTTCGTCTGTAGCGATGGCAAACTGGACGTGACGACGGTCGACTCGGTCGGCATCGACACGTTCCTGCTGAACGCCTGCAACTCCTACAATCAGGGATTAGCACTCGTCGAAAAGGGTGCAATCGCTGGCATCGTCACACTCAACGAAGTACTGAACGACGGCGCGGTTCGTATCGGCGAGACGGTCGCACGGTTGTTGAACTGCGGCTTCCCCCTTCGCGCGGCACTTACCATTGCACGCGGTGAGAGTGTTCTCGGTGGGCAGTATATCGTGGTTGGTGATGGTGGTGTTACTGTGACGCAGACAAATGGGGGAATGCCAAACCTGCTTGCGATACAAGCAACTGAAACTGGCTATAACATAGAAATGAACGTATACTCTACGGATGACAAAGCGTTAGGAGCTATTATATTTCCGCACATTACTCGCTCTGAGGATCATTACTTAGTACCGGGTGAAATTGACACATTCAATGTTTCTAGGCGAGAATTGGAAGACTTTCTACAAATGCAGCAGATACCAGTTAGGAACGAAGGGGACCTCTATTGGAGCAGGTCAATAGATTTGGATTCTATAGATTAA
- a CDS encoding ArsA family ATPase — protein MSELDVEAVDDIDAPAGIDAAEYVLYGGKGGVGKTTCAAATALASARDATATLVVSTDPAHSLSDTLDADIPATPTRIREDIPLYAAEIDPEAAVGEGPLGVDEDALGGVGELLGGDGMFGGGAGGAAGAGQAEDPIGGEDGLLGGSMPGADEAAALRLLLDYVDDDRFDRVVIDTAPTGHTLRLLELPETMDSMVGKILQLRERFSGMMDNLTGMFGGDDDEVDAEAGIEDLRELSDRIEHLRSILQDPRKTDFRIVMVPEELSVVESERLLAQLDEFNIPVSTVVVNRVMQDPSEVLGEDVDIAGPNHADCEFCARRWQVQQDALARSQDMFRGHDVRRVPLFAEEVRGERLLSVVAACLD, from the coding sequence ATGAGCGAACTCGACGTCGAAGCGGTCGACGACATCGACGCACCCGCGGGAATCGACGCGGCGGAGTACGTCCTCTACGGGGGGAAAGGCGGTGTCGGCAAGACGACGTGTGCCGCAGCCACGGCGCTGGCCTCCGCGCGAGATGCCACGGCGACACTCGTCGTCTCCACGGACCCTGCCCACTCCCTCTCGGACACGCTGGATGCGGATATCCCGGCGACACCGACGCGCATCCGCGAGGATATCCCGCTGTACGCCGCAGAGATCGATCCGGAGGCCGCCGTGGGCGAGGGGCCGCTGGGCGTCGATGAGGACGCACTGGGCGGTGTGGGCGAACTCCTCGGCGGCGATGGGATGTTCGGTGGGGGTGCAGGCGGTGCGGCAGGCGCGGGCCAGGCCGAGGACCCCATCGGCGGCGAGGACGGACTCCTCGGCGGCTCGATGCCCGGAGCCGACGAAGCCGCGGCGCTCCGGCTCCTGCTGGACTACGTCGACGACGACCGCTTCGACCGCGTCGTCATCGACACCGCGCCCACCGGTCACACGCTCCGGCTGCTGGAACTCCCCGAGACGATGGACTCGATGGTCGGGAAGATTCTGCAACTCCGCGAGCGATTTTCGGGGATGATGGACAACCTCACTGGGATGTTCGGCGGCGATGACGACGAGGTCGACGCCGAAGCCGGCATCGAGGACCTGCGGGAACTGTCGGACAGAATCGAGCATCTGCGGTCGATTCTACAGGATCCCCGGAAGACGGATTTCCGCATCGTGATGGTTCCCGAGGAACTGTCCGTCGTCGAATCCGAGCGCTTGCTCGCTCAACTCGACGAATTTAACATTCCGGTCAGCACCGTCGTCGTCAACCGAGTGATGCAGGACCCGAGTGAGGTGCTCGGCGAAGACGTGGACATCGCCGGTCCGAACCACGCCGACTGCGAGTTCTGCGCGCGGCGCTGGCAGGTCCAGCAGGACGCGCTGGCTCGGTCACAGGACATGTTCCGGGGCCACGATGTCCGCCGCGTGCCGCTGTTCGCCGAAGAAGTGCGCGGCGAGCGGCTGCTGTCGGTTGTCGCGGCCTGTCTGGACTGA
- a CDS encoding DUF7503 family protein, whose amino-acid sequence MSDTTMREYLAEHPKMTGALFTLLLLLSQAGTAAANNSAYPGP is encoded by the coding sequence ATGTCAGATACCACCATGCGCGAATACCTCGCAGAGCACCCAAAAATGACCGGCGCACTGTTCACTCTCCTGTTGCTACTGTCGCAGGCAGGGACCGCAGCAGCTAATAATAGCGCGTACCCTGGGCCATAG
- a CDS encoding DUF7563 family protein, giving the protein MPECQNCGEFVTEQYVRVFTPEAVEGHGPRVCPNCEDKLRDGADVREARSSRQ; this is encoded by the coding sequence ATGCCCGAGTGTCAGAACTGCGGTGAGTTCGTAACCGAGCAGTACGTACGGGTTTTTACACCAGAAGCCGTCGAGGGTCACGGTCCTCGGGTCTGTCCGAACTGTGAGGACAAACTCCGTGACGGCGCGGACGTCCGGGAAGCGCGGTCTTCGAGACAGTAG
- a CDS encoding response regulator — protein sequence MTSEEQWRLGDKTVELSSAAISGSRRAATRHAPLLRTESVDRRDETRAEVPVPLAKVEQSQECTVLHVDDDPQVGDLVEMYLERINDDFNVVTKTSAVAALEVLRSEQVDCIVSDYDMPNTDGLEFLELVREQYQDIPFILFTGKGSEEIASEAIASGVTDYMQKGGRSDTYDVLANRIENAVEQHRTEQRFWNALSWYQRLVEQELAGVCIIQDGTFVYVNQKLADIFGYDQSELIDESPALLTAEGDGDRLPESLRAAESDELDTFHSEFEGRQADGETRPIEVSGGSIEYDGNPAWIGVLRDAKSNPDTDG from the coding sequence ATGACTTCTGAGGAGCAGTGGCGGCTCGGAGATAAGACGGTAGAGCTGTCCAGTGCGGCCATCAGCGGCAGCCGGCGCGCGGCAACGCGACATGCACCACTTCTCCGGACCGAATCAGTGGACCGGCGTGACGAGACGCGGGCAGAGGTACCGGTTCCACTGGCGAAAGTCGAGCAGTCGCAGGAGTGTACGGTGCTGCACGTCGATGATGACCCGCAGGTCGGTGACCTGGTCGAGATGTATCTCGAACGCATCAACGACGACTTCAACGTCGTGACCAAGACCAGCGCCGTCGCCGCGCTTGAGGTCCTCCGGAGCGAGCAGGTCGACTGTATCGTCAGCGATTACGATATGCCAAACACCGATGGGCTGGAGTTTCTGGAACTCGTCCGCGAGCAGTATCAGGACATCCCGTTTATTCTGTTTACTGGCAAGGGCAGTGAAGAGATCGCCAGCGAGGCAATTGCATCGGGTGTCACGGACTATATGCAGAAGGGAGGGAGATCAGACACGTACGATGTCCTGGCCAACCGAATCGAGAATGCCGTTGAACAACACCGCACAGAACAGCGGTTCTGGAACGCCCTCTCGTGGTATCAACGGCTCGTTGAACAGGAGCTTGCGGGCGTCTGTATCATTCAGGACGGGACGTTTGTCTACGTGAACCAAAAGCTGGCTGACATTTTTGGCTATGACCAGAGTGAACTTATCGACGAGTCTCCGGCCCTCCTCACGGCGGAAGGCGACGGCGACAGACTTCCTGAGTCACTCCGAGCGGCAGAGTCAGACGAACTCGATACGTTCCACTCGGAGTTCGAAGGGCGACAGGCCGACGGTGAAACGCGCCCCATCGAAGTATCCGGCGGGTCGATTGAGTACGACGGCAATCCGGCGTGGATAGGCGTGCTGCGAGACGCAAAAAGTAATCCCGACACTGACGGGTAA